A single genomic interval of Amycolatopsis albispora harbors:
- a CDS encoding heavy metal translocating P-type ATPase: MTAELSTTPAAPPEPTAPRRSGVWSLPEVRWAAAATALFALGLTAQLTGGPAWLWWALYLACYATGGWEPGWAGLQALRERKLDVDLLMVLAAIGAAAIGQVFDGGLLIVIFATSGALEAIATKRTEDSVRNLLDLAPDQATRLTATGEETVHTATLEVGDVIMVRPGERIGGDGEVVDGASEVDQATITGEPLPVDKAAGDEVFAGTLNGTGVLRVRITRPAGETVIARIVAMVAEASSTKARTQLFIEKIEQRYSVGMVAATLALFVVPLLFGAALEPTLLRAMTFMIVASPCAVVLATMPPLLSAIANAGRHGVLVKSAVVLERLGTVTHVAFDKTGTLTDGAPRLTELRALPGTAEDEVLALAAAAEHPSEHPLARAVVAAAREAGLPPRPAEAFTSTPGHGVNALVDGRFVEVGSPARLLDDEQAAGVVAELEQAGHTAVVVKADGRPIGVLGLSDRVRPGAAGAVARLTALTGARPVLLTGDNPRAAARLAAEVGITDVRAGLLPQDKVAAVRELEAAGGKVLLVGDGVNDAPALAAAHTGIAMGRGGADLTLDTADAVITRDELATIPAVVALARRARRLVVANLAIAGGFIAVLATWDLVGTLPLPLGVAGHEGSTVIVGLNGLRLLRRAAWRRAAA; the protein is encoded by the coding sequence GTGACCGCAGAGCTGAGCACCACGCCCGCCGCGCCGCCCGAGCCGACCGCCCCGCGCCGGAGCGGGGTGTGGTCGCTGCCGGAAGTGCGGTGGGCCGCCGCCGCGACCGCGTTGTTCGCATTGGGCCTGACCGCCCAGCTCACCGGCGGCCCGGCCTGGTTGTGGTGGGCGCTGTACTTGGCCTGCTACGCCACCGGCGGCTGGGAACCCGGCTGGGCGGGGCTTCAGGCGTTGCGGGAGCGGAAGCTCGACGTCGACCTGCTGATGGTGCTCGCCGCGATCGGTGCCGCGGCGATCGGCCAGGTTTTCGATGGCGGCCTGCTCATCGTCATCTTCGCCACCTCGGGCGCGCTGGAGGCGATCGCGACCAAGCGCACCGAGGACTCCGTCCGGAACCTGCTCGACCTCGCCCCCGACCAGGCCACCCGGCTCACCGCCACCGGCGAGGAGACCGTCCACACCGCTACGCTCGAAGTCGGCGACGTGATCATGGTGCGCCCCGGCGAGCGAATCGGCGGTGACGGCGAAGTCGTCGATGGCGCCAGCGAAGTCGACCAGGCCACCATCACCGGTGAACCCCTCCCGGTGGACAAGGCGGCCGGTGACGAGGTGTTCGCCGGGACGCTCAACGGCACCGGTGTGCTGCGCGTGCGGATCACCCGCCCGGCGGGCGAAACGGTGATCGCGCGGATCGTCGCGATGGTGGCCGAAGCCAGCTCCACCAAGGCCCGCACCCAGTTGTTCATCGAGAAGATCGAGCAGCGCTACTCGGTCGGCATGGTCGCCGCGACGCTGGCGCTGTTCGTGGTCCCGCTGCTGTTCGGCGCCGCGCTGGAGCCGACCCTGTTGCGCGCCATGACGTTCATGATCGTCGCGTCGCCGTGCGCGGTGGTGCTGGCCACCATGCCACCGCTGCTGTCCGCGATCGCCAACGCCGGGCGGCACGGGGTGCTGGTCAAGTCCGCCGTGGTGCTGGAACGCCTCGGCACCGTCACCCACGTGGCCTTCGACAAGACCGGAACGCTGACCGACGGCGCCCCTCGGCTGACCGAGCTGCGCGCGCTGCCCGGCACCGCGGAGGACGAAGTGCTCGCGCTGGCCGCCGCCGCGGAACACCCGTCCGAGCACCCGCTCGCGCGTGCCGTCGTGGCCGCCGCCCGCGAAGCCGGGCTGCCGCCGCGACCCGCCGAGGCGTTCACGTCCACGCCGGGACACGGTGTGAATGCCTTGGTGGACGGCCGTTTTGTCGAAGTGGGCAGCCCCGCCCGGCTGCTGGACGACGAGCAGGCGGCCGGTGTGGTGGCGGAGCTGGAACAGGCCGGGCACACCGCGGTGGTGGTCAAGGCCGACGGGCGGCCGATCGGCGTGCTCGGCCTGTCCGACCGGGTCCGGCCCGGCGCGGCCGGCGCCGTCGCCCGGCTCACCGCGCTGACCGGCGCGCGGCCGGTGCTGCTCACCGGTGACAACCCGCGGGCCGCCGCCCGGCTCGCCGCCGAGGTGGGCATCACCGACGTCCGCGCGGGCCTGCTCCCCCAGGACAAGGTGGCCGCCGTGCGTGAGCTGGAAGCCGCGGGCGGCAAGGTGCTGCTCGTCGGTGACGGCGTGAACGACGCACCGGCGCTGGCCGCCGCGCACACCGGGATCGCGATGGGCCGCGGTGGTGCCGATCTCACCCTGGACACGGCCGACGCGGTGATCACACGCGACGAACTCGCCACCATTCCCGCTGTCGTCGCGCTGGCCCGCCGCGCCCGCCGCCTGGTGGTCGCCAATCTCGCCATCGCGGGCGGTTTCATCGCCGTGCTGGCGACCTGGGATCTCGTCGGCACGCTGCCGCTGCCGCTCGGTGTAGCCGGGCACGAAGGCTCCACCGTCATCGTCGGGCTCAACGGCCTGCGCCTGCTGCGCCGCGCGGCCTGGCGGCGGGCGGCCGCCTAG
- a CDS encoding ArsR/SmtB family transcription factor: MHTSLPDFDMPDEEQVHLAAESFRLLADPTRIKVLWALLQGESSVACLAELAGVAPTAVSQHLAKLRLAGLVKGRREGTFVYYSAADDHVQSLLRQALFHVDHVEQSSSAG, translated from the coding sequence ATGCACACATCGCTGCCGGACTTCGACATGCCCGACGAGGAGCAGGTGCACCTGGCGGCCGAATCGTTCCGCCTGCTGGCCGACCCCACCCGGATCAAGGTGCTGTGGGCGCTGCTGCAGGGCGAGTCGTCGGTCGCCTGCCTGGCCGAGCTCGCCGGGGTCGCGCCGACCGCGGTGAGCCAGCACCTGGCCAAGCTCCGCCTCGCCGGGCTGGTCAAGGGCCGCCGCGAAGGCACGTTCGTGTACTACTCGGCCGCCGACGACCACGTGCAGAGCCTGCTCAGGCAGGCACTGTTCCATGTGGACCACGTCGAGCAGTCGAGCTCGGCGGGCTGA
- a CDS encoding LysR substrate-binding domain-containing protein gives MIDRRLRVLRAIDRHRTVTAAAEMCRLTPSAVSHQIQALAKELGVALLEPAGRGVRLTAAARTLLAHGEVLTAQWERARADLAAHRTGGIGGTLRFCGFSTAAAAVVPQAMDRLRDEHPALRLHLRETEPARAFDLLAADDTDIVVVVATPDIPPASDEAFDQHVLYDEPLDMLVGPDHPVAGRTDVALSELAADPWIGSNPGRAYHQLVTLACTSAGFSPDVAHYADEWDTGAALVARGFGVALVPRLAELPARHDTRRVRVGAPPVPIRRVVAAIRAGSREQPAIAAGLAALREVRAALAATLDAPR, from the coding sequence ATGATTGATCGGCGTCTCCGGGTGCTGCGGGCGATCGACCGCCATCGGACCGTGACCGCGGCCGCCGAGATGTGCCGCCTGACCCCGTCCGCGGTGTCGCACCAGATCCAGGCGCTGGCCAAGGAACTCGGCGTCGCCCTGCTCGAACCCGCCGGTCGCGGGGTGCGCCTCACCGCGGCCGCGCGCACGCTGCTCGCGCACGGCGAGGTGCTCACCGCCCAGTGGGAACGCGCCCGCGCCGACCTCGCCGCGCACCGCACCGGCGGGATCGGTGGCACGCTGCGCTTCTGCGGGTTCTCCACCGCCGCCGCGGCCGTGGTGCCGCAGGCGATGGACCGGCTGCGCGACGAGCATCCCGCGCTGCGCCTGCACCTGCGCGAGACCGAACCGGCCCGCGCCTTCGACCTGCTCGCCGCCGACGACACCGACATCGTGGTGGTCGTCGCGACCCCCGACATCCCACCGGCGTCGGACGAGGCGTTCGACCAGCACGTGCTCTACGACGAACCGCTGGACATGCTCGTCGGTCCCGATCATCCGGTGGCCGGCCGCACGGACGTCGCGTTGAGCGAACTCGCCGCCGATCCCTGGATCGGCAGCAATCCGGGACGCGCCTACCACCAGCTGGTCACGCTGGCCTGCACCAGCGCGGGCTTCTCGCCCGACGTGGCGCACTACGCCGACGAATGGGACACCGGCGCCGCACTGGTCGCCCGCGGTTTCGGCGTTGCCCTCGTCCCCCGGTTGGCGGAGCTACCCGCCAGGCACGACACCCGCCGTGTCCGCGTCGGCGCGCCACCCGTGCCGATCCGCCGCGTCGTCGCCGCGATCCGGGCGGGTTCGCGGGAACAGCCCGCCATCGCCGCCGGGCTCGCCGCGCTCCGGGAGGTCCGCGCGGCGCTGGCGGCCACCCTCGACGCGCCGCGGTAA
- the solA gene encoding N-methyl-L-tryptophan oxidase — protein sequence MSRARVVVVGLGGLGSAALYRLAADLGPGVLGLEQFELGHHRGASQDHSRIIRLAQHQPEYAALARPAYQAWDEIEAESGQRIVTRTGGLVIEDREARRAAATGSRNIEGYTAVFDRFGVDYELLDAAALVDRWPQFRVGGSEQALYQSESGIVDAAKANAVHIALARARGAEIRTHTKVHAVRPDGEGVAVVTDGGTILADRVVVAADAWTNQVLAGTGIQLPLTVLREQVTYYATPHLAEFAPGRFPVFMWHGHHNFYGFPVYGEVATKLGQHMGGDETTADDRSFEPDPVRRKRYAEFVDRHLPRFGGPELYSRTCLYTVPPDQNFVLDRLPAHPQIVVAIGAGHAYKFAALIGGLLTDLALDRAPAHPIDAFTSTRPALTDPAFPRAFHV from the coding sequence ATGTCCCGCGCTCGCGTGGTGGTCGTCGGTCTCGGCGGCCTCGGCTCGGCGGCGCTGTACCGGCTCGCCGCGGACCTCGGCCCCGGTGTGCTCGGCCTCGAGCAGTTCGAACTCGGTCACCACCGCGGTGCCTCCCAGGACCACTCGCGGATCATCCGGCTGGCGCAGCACCAGCCCGAATACGCCGCGCTCGCCCGGCCGGCGTACCAGGCGTGGGACGAGATCGAGGCCGAATCCGGCCAGCGGATCGTCACCCGGACCGGCGGCCTGGTCATCGAGGACCGGGAAGCCCGGCGCGCGGCCGCCACCGGCAGCCGGAACATCGAGGGCTACACCGCCGTGTTCGACCGCTTCGGGGTCGACTACGAACTGCTCGACGCCGCGGCCCTCGTGGATCGATGGCCGCAGTTCCGCGTCGGTGGCAGCGAGCAGGCGCTGTACCAATCCGAATCGGGCATCGTCGACGCCGCCAAGGCGAACGCCGTGCACATCGCGCTGGCCCGCGCTCGTGGTGCCGAGATCCGTACGCACACCAAGGTCCACGCGGTGCGACCGGACGGCGAAGGGGTCGCGGTGGTCACCGACGGCGGCACCATCCTGGCCGACCGGGTTGTCGTGGCCGCCGACGCCTGGACCAACCAGGTCCTCGCCGGCACGGGGATCCAGTTGCCGCTGACCGTGCTGCGCGAGCAGGTCACCTACTACGCCACCCCGCACCTGGCGGAGTTCGCGCCCGGCCGGTTCCCGGTGTTCATGTGGCACGGCCACCACAACTTCTACGGGTTCCCGGTCTACGGCGAGGTCGCCACGAAGCTCGGCCAGCACATGGGCGGGGACGAGACCACCGCGGACGACCGTTCCTTCGAGCCGGATCCGGTGCGGCGCAAGCGTTACGCGGAGTTCGTGGACCGGCACCTCCCGCGCTTCGGCGGCCCCGAGCTGTATTCCAGGACCTGCCTGTACACCGTGCCGCCGGACCAGAACTTCGTGCTCGACCGGCTGCCGGCGCACCCGCAGATCGTCGTCGCCATCGGCGCCGGGCACGCCTACAAGTTCGCCGCGCTCATCGGCGGGCTGCTCACCGACCTCGCGCTCGACCGCGCTCCCGCGCACCCGATCGACGCCTTCACCAGCACGCGGCCCGCGCTCACCGATCCCGCGTTCCCGCGTGCCTTCCACGTCTGA
- a CDS encoding aromatic ring-hydroxylating oxygenase subunit alpha, translated as MTADPHAALPARPVDPARFTDESTYRATRLPVELASTLLPDAYAAPEFFAVERERVFATGWVAVGIAADVDRPGACVVAEVAGRSIIVTRDRNGSLRGFHNVCRHRATRLLGPDAREVGKRGRIRCPYHNWTYDTDGTCLGTPLFEGSDVPAGQEAIFDTSVAKGFDRADYGLLPVAVDTWGPFLFANLAADPEPLATHLGDLPRRFAAYRLDEWVPRRRRTYDVAANYKLVGENFMEYYHLPWVHPELNQVSKVADHHRWQGPGRYMGMCTTPVSRNTEAGGWDGLRPLSSLGGQDADSGRFAWLFPSTALVVLPNHAFVLLNQPVAANRTIETAVLLTHPECLGDPEAEQGLDQLEKFWDLVNRQDLHIVEEVQRGIENPAYRGGRMCFRFEEPVHRFQNMVIDRMVGIDRVPGGDEDPMTPMFPEPA; from the coding sequence ATGACCGCCGACCCGCACGCCGCGCTCCCGGCCCGGCCCGTCGACCCCGCTCGCTTCACCGACGAAAGCACCTATCGCGCTACCCGCCTGCCGGTGGAGCTGGCCTCGACGCTGCTTCCCGACGCCTACGCCGCACCGGAGTTCTTCGCCGTCGAGCGGGAGCGGGTGTTCGCCACCGGCTGGGTCGCGGTGGGCATCGCCGCCGACGTCGACCGCCCCGGCGCCTGCGTGGTGGCCGAGGTCGCCGGCCGCTCGATCATCGTCACGCGTGACCGGAACGGCTCGCTGCGCGGTTTCCACAACGTCTGCCGCCACCGCGCCACCCGGCTGCTCGGCCCGGACGCCCGCGAGGTCGGCAAGCGCGGGCGCATCCGCTGCCCGTACCACAACTGGACCTACGACACCGACGGCACTTGCCTCGGCACGCCGTTGTTCGAGGGTTCGGACGTGCCCGCCGGGCAGGAGGCGATCTTCGACACCTCGGTGGCCAAGGGCTTCGACCGCGCCGACTACGGCCTGCTCCCGGTGGCCGTGGACACCTGGGGCCCGTTCCTGTTCGCCAACCTGGCTGCCGATCCGGAGCCGCTCGCCACCCACCTCGGTGACCTCCCGCGGCGCTTCGCCGCCTATCGGCTGGACGAGTGGGTGCCGCGGCGCCGCCGCACCTACGACGTGGCCGCGAACTACAAGCTCGTCGGCGAGAACTTCATGGAGTACTACCACCTGCCGTGGGTGCACCCCGAGCTGAACCAGGTCTCGAAGGTCGCCGACCACCACCGCTGGCAGGGCCCCGGCCGGTACATGGGCATGTGCACCACACCGGTGTCACGCAACACCGAGGCCGGTGGCTGGGACGGCCTGCGCCCGCTGAGTTCGCTGGGTGGACAGGACGCCGACAGCGGCCGGTTCGCCTGGCTGTTCCCCAGCACCGCGCTCGTGGTCCTGCCGAACCACGCCTTTGTGCTGCTCAACCAGCCCGTCGCGGCGAACCGCACGATCGAGACCGCGGTGCTGCTCACCCATCCCGAATGCCTCGGCGACCCGGAAGCCGAGCAGGGCCTCGACCAGCTCGAGAAGTTCTGGGATCTGGTGAACCGCCAGGACCTGCACATCGTCGAGGAGGTCCAGCGGGGCATCGAAAACCCGGCGTACCGCGGCGGGCGGATGTGCTTCCGGTTCGAGGAACCGGTGCACCGCTTCCAGAACATGGTCATCGACCGGATGGTCGGCATCGACCGCGTGCCCGGCGGCGACGAGGATCCGATGACGCCGATGTTCCCGGAACCGGCATGA
- a CDS encoding aldehyde dehydrogenase family protein: protein MSTHHIDGARVPSRGGTIAVEDPSTGETIAHVARGDTADVDLAVQAARRRADGFRLTTPADRGRLLRALARALDGVRDEFARLETLDTGKPLSLAHAEIGGCVDYLDYYAGAADKLHGETIPIGPGALAFTVREPVGVTAHIVPWNAPLSMLCRSVAPALAAGNTAVVKPAEQTPLTALRFAELVLEAGYPPGTVNVVTGLGAEAGHALAAHPGIGSLTFTGSVTTGRAVLRAAAEHITPVVTELGGKSPQLVFADADLDEVAAQVVTGFTANTGQYCDAGSRLLADRRIHDELVERITARASALTLGPGIEDRALGPLVSADHHRRVSGYLEIGLSEGARLAGTRQEVPDRGHFFAPAVFTGVTPGMRIAREEIFGPILAVAAFDNEDHAVELADATDYGLGAGIHTRDIDRALRVAGRVRAGYVMINEYFAGGVAVPFGGTKFSGTGRERGLVALDSYLTLKTVVARVGPSCG from the coding sequence ATGAGCACGCACCACATCGACGGCGCCCGGGTTCCGTCCCGCGGCGGGACGATCGCGGTCGAAGATCCCTCGACGGGGGAGACGATCGCCCACGTCGCCCGCGGTGACACCGCCGACGTGGACCTCGCCGTGCAGGCTGCCCGCCGCCGCGCCGACGGGTTCCGGCTCACCACCCCCGCCGACCGGGGGCGCCTGCTGCGGGCACTCGCCCGCGCGCTCGACGGCGTCCGCGACGAGTTCGCCCGGCTGGAAACCCTCGACACCGGCAAGCCGTTGTCGCTGGCACACGCGGAAATCGGCGGTTGCGTCGACTACCTCGACTACTACGCGGGCGCCGCCGACAAGCTGCACGGCGAGACGATCCCGATCGGCCCCGGCGCACTGGCGTTCACCGTGCGCGAGCCGGTCGGCGTCACCGCGCACATCGTGCCGTGGAACGCGCCGCTGTCGATGCTGTGCCGCAGCGTCGCGCCCGCCTTGGCGGCCGGGAACACGGCCGTGGTCAAACCGGCCGAGCAGACCCCGCTGACCGCGTTGCGGTTCGCCGAGCTGGTGCTGGAGGCCGGTTACCCGCCCGGCACGGTCAACGTGGTGACCGGGCTCGGCGCGGAGGCCGGGCACGCGCTCGCCGCGCACCCCGGCATCGGGTCGCTGACCTTCACCGGCTCGGTCACCACCGGCCGGGCCGTGCTGCGTGCGGCGGCCGAGCACATCACCCCGGTGGTGACCGAACTCGGCGGCAAGTCCCCGCAGCTGGTGTTCGCCGACGCCGATCTCGACGAGGTGGCGGCCCAGGTGGTCACCGGTTTCACCGCCAACACCGGCCAGTACTGCGACGCCGGGTCGCGCCTGCTCGCCGACCGCCGGATCCACGACGAACTGGTGGAGCGGATCACGGCACGGGCTTCGGCACTCACGCTCGGCCCGGGGATCGAAGATCGCGCCCTGGGCCCGCTGGTGTCCGCCGACCACCACCGCCGGGTCAGCGGCTATCTCGAGATCGGGCTCAGCGAGGGCGCACGCCTCGCCGGAACCCGGCAGGAGGTGCCCGATCGCGGGCATTTCTTCGCGCCCGCGGTGTTCACCGGGGTCACTCCCGGCATGCGGATCGCCCGTGAAGAGATCTTCGGGCCCATCCTGGCCGTTGCCGCGTTCGACAACGAGGACCACGCCGTCGAACTGGCCGATGCCACCGACTACGGCCTCGGTGCCGGAATCCACACGCGCGACATCGACCGCGCCCTGCGGGTGGCGGGTCGCGTCCGCGCCGGATACGTGATGATCAACGAATACTTCGCGGGCGGGGTCGCCGTTCCCTTCGGTGGCACCAAGTTCAGCGGCACCGGACGGGAACGCGGGCTGGTCGCGCTGGACAGCTACCTCACGCTCAAGACCGTCGTCGCCCGGGTCGGCCCGTCATGCGGCTGA
- a CDS encoding PDR/VanB family oxidoreductase — protein sequence MRLMVAERRDEADGVISLVLEAPGGGALPAWTPGAHIDLHLEDGLIRQYSLCSDPGDRGRWRLGILREPRSRGGSKQVFDKLHPGDLVEVSGPRNHFELRPAARYVFIAGGIGITPILPMITHAERAGTPWTLLYGGRSRCSMAFTGELTRYGDRVTLVPQDEFGLPDLARPLGKAAEGTHVYACGPEPLLNAVTAQMHDWPPGSLHTERFTPRAASGPDEPFQVEFVASGFTATVPPDRSILAVAEDAGVAVDWSCREGTCGSCETAVLGGRAEHRDSLLSGPEREAQDCLMICVSRAEHGCPLLRLDL from the coding sequence ATGCGGCTGATGGTCGCCGAGCGCCGCGACGAGGCCGACGGCGTGATTTCCCTGGTACTGGAAGCCCCCGGCGGTGGCGCGCTGCCCGCCTGGACGCCCGGCGCGCACATCGACCTGCACCTCGAGGACGGCCTCATCCGGCAGTACTCGCTGTGTTCCGATCCCGGCGACCGCGGGCGGTGGCGGCTCGGCATCCTGCGTGAGCCGAGGAGCCGCGGCGGGTCGAAGCAGGTCTTCGACAAGCTGCACCCCGGCGACCTCGTGGAAGTCAGCGGACCACGCAACCACTTCGAGCTGCGGCCCGCCGCACGTTATGTCTTCATCGCCGGTGGCATCGGGATCACGCCGATCCTGCCGATGATCACCCACGCCGAGCGCGCGGGCACACCCTGGACCCTGCTCTACGGCGGTCGCAGCCGGTGTTCGATGGCGTTCACCGGCGAACTCACCCGCTACGGCGACCGGGTCACCCTGGTGCCACAGGACGAATTCGGGCTGCCCGATCTGGCCCGCCCGCTCGGGAAAGCCGCCGAGGGAACGCATGTCTACGCCTGCGGCCCGGAGCCCCTGCTCAACGCGGTCACCGCGCAGATGCACGACTGGCCGCCCGGGAGCCTGCACACCGAACGCTTCACACCCCGCGCCGCGAGCGGCCCGGACGAGCCGTTCCAGGTCGAGTTCGTGGCCAGCGGGTTCACCGCGACCGTGCCCCCGGACCGCAGCATTCTGGCCGTCGCCGAGGACGCGGGCGTCGCCGTGGATTGGTCGTGCCGGGAAGGCACCTGCGGTTCCTGCGAGACGGCGGTGCTCGGCGGCCGCGCCGAGCACCGCGACTCCCTGCTGTCCGGCCCGGAACGGGAAGCCCAGGACTGCCTGATGATCTGCGTGTCCCGCGCCGAACACGGCTGCCCGCTCCTGCGACTCGACCTCTGA
- a CDS encoding DUF4474 domain-containing protein, with protein sequence MFDRIYDLADKLDQGSTTDLDDRARACRAAKDEVHTAKTALDALRTELDEAWQGNAGEAALADLDDFRRNRERQADDLGHSAVSFEVVRDALEKAQRDARSKREEAKALQAELEKAWQDAEDNPLKLPGAWAKQAKTKVQEALLLLDMERIVRTYDMVLNNEGATIRGMKGHIDEDAGAVLRAERDKDAGVLGELAHILSVLKKNPNLGKSLLMDKLMENPELAKEIYRYFGFKYSENGDFYTTGETSLQSYFGWHDLYDEAGPALGMRLHETSHPNIEFRDPETGKQYRLEAWKGSYGHGGSFGGEVALYAKDADPKGPDNIPGYHSAVTGDDQIRVTQQIYDKSHPDRVYMTNDGQGSHDPDKRHYWNLAIQTDPNVDREQLGQRATIHVEHRPAMRDEMFKAMQRYAEADPTFKPVLNPDGSISYTWEK encoded by the coding sequence ATGTTCGACCGGATCTACGACCTCGCCGACAAGCTGGACCAGGGCAGCACCACCGACCTGGACGATCGGGCCAGGGCCTGCCGGGCCGCCAAGGACGAGGTGCACACCGCCAAGACCGCGCTCGACGCGCTGCGCACCGAGCTGGACGAGGCCTGGCAGGGCAACGCGGGCGAAGCCGCGCTCGCCGACCTCGACGACTTCCGGCGCAACCGCGAGCGGCAGGCCGACGACCTCGGGCATTCGGCGGTGTCCTTCGAGGTGGTCCGCGACGCGCTGGAGAAGGCGCAGCGCGATGCCCGGAGCAAGCGCGAGGAGGCCAAGGCACTGCAGGCCGAGCTGGAGAAAGCCTGGCAGGACGCCGAAGACAACCCGCTCAAGCTTCCCGGTGCCTGGGCCAAGCAGGCGAAAACGAAGGTCCAGGAGGCGCTCTTGCTCCTCGACATGGAGCGGATCGTCCGGACCTACGACATGGTCCTCAACAACGAGGGCGCGACGATCCGCGGCATGAAGGGCCACATCGACGAGGACGCCGGCGCCGTCCTGCGTGCCGAGCGTGACAAGGACGCGGGCGTTCTCGGCGAACTGGCCCACATCCTCAGCGTGCTCAAGAAGAACCCGAACCTCGGGAAGTCGCTGCTGATGGACAAGCTGATGGAGAACCCGGAACTCGCCAAGGAGATCTACCGGTACTTCGGGTTCAAGTACAGCGAGAACGGTGATTTCTACACCACCGGCGAGACCTCGTTGCAGAGCTACTTCGGCTGGCACGACCTGTACGACGAGGCGGGCCCGGCGCTCGGGATGAGGCTCCACGAGACCAGCCACCCCAACATCGAGTTCCGCGACCCCGAGACCGGCAAGCAGTACCGGCTGGAGGCGTGGAAGGGCAGCTACGGGCACGGCGGCTCGTTCGGTGGCGAGGTCGCGCTGTACGCCAAGGACGCCGATCCGAAGGGGCCCGACAACATCCCGGGCTACCACTCCGCGGTCACCGGCGACGACCAGATCCGGGTCACCCAGCAGATCTACGACAAGAGCCACCCCGACCGCGTGTACATGACCAACGACGGGCAGGGTTCCCACGACCCGGACAAGCGGCACTACTGGAACCTGGCGATCCAGACCGATCCGAACGTGGACCGCGAGCAGCTGGGCCAGCGGGCCACCATCCACGTTGAGCATCGGCCAGCGATGCGCGACGAGATGTTCAAGGCCATGCAGCGTTACGCCGAGGCGGACCCCACGTTCAAGCCGGTGCTCAATCCCGACGGCTCGATCAGCTACACCTGGGAGAAGTGA
- a CDS encoding adenosine kinase — protein sequence MGDATGELDVLGFGNAIVDVFSQEDDEFILSRGLPKGGMTLIDPEQAEALYADMGPGIEMSGGSCANTMACIASFGGSAAFIGKVRDDQLGATFEHDIRAVGVHFRTPRATTGAATARSLILVSADGQRTMNTYLGACVELGREDVDESLVARSKVTYIEGYLWDPPRAKDAIRHAIAVAHDAGRKVALSLSDTFCVERHLEEFRHLVENEVDILFANEHEIKTLYPADRIEDAVAGLRGRESVVAVTRSAKGSVVFSGDTRHEVPAEPVEQVVDTTGAGDAYAAGFLYGITHGYELPECARLGSVAASEIISHIGSRPQVQLAELRG from the coding sequence ATGGGCGACGCCACCGGTGAACTGGACGTCCTGGGGTTCGGCAATGCCATCGTCGACGTTTTTTCACAGGAGGACGACGAATTCATTCTCAGCCGGGGACTGCCGAAAGGCGGGATGACGCTGATCGACCCGGAGCAGGCGGAAGCGCTCTACGCCGACATGGGTCCGGGAATCGAGATGTCGGGTGGTTCCTGCGCGAACACAATGGCGTGCATTGCGTCATTCGGCGGTTCCGCCGCCTTCATCGGCAAGGTAAGGGACGATCAGCTGGGGGCCACTTTCGAGCACGACATCCGCGCGGTCGGGGTGCACTTCCGCACCCCGCGGGCGACCACCGGCGCGGCCACGGCCCGCAGTCTCATCCTGGTTTCCGCCGACGGCCAGCGCACCATGAACACCTATCTCGGGGCGTGCGTCGAACTGGGCAGGGAGGATGTCGACGAAAGCCTGGTGGCGCGGTCGAAGGTGACCTACATCGAGGGTTACCTGTGGGACCCGCCGCGGGCGAAGGACGCCATCCGGCACGCCATCGCGGTCGCGCACGACGCGGGCCGGAAGGTCGCGCTGAGCCTGTCGGACACCTTCTGCGTGGAGCGCCACCTCGAGGAATTCCGCCACCTGGTGGAAAACGAGGTGGACATCCTGTTCGCCAACGAGCACGAGATCAAGACGCTGTACCCGGCCGACCGCATCGAGGACGCGGTGGCCGGCCTGCGCGGCCGGGAGTCGGTGGTGGCCGTCACCCGATCCGCGAAGGGCTCGGTCGTGTTCTCCGGCGACACGAGGCACGAGGTGCCCGCCGAGCCGGTGGAGCAGGTGGTCGACACCACCGGCGCCGGCGACGCCTACGCCGCCGGATTCCTGTACGGCATCACCCACGGCTACGAACTCCCCGAATGCGCCCGCCTCGGCTCGGTGGCCGCGTCGGAGATCATTTCCCACATCGGTTCGCGACCCCAGGTCCAACTCGCCGAACTACGCGGGTGA